Genomic DNA from Coregonus clupeaformis isolate EN_2021a chromosome 9, ASM2061545v1, whole genome shotgun sequence:
TGACTTGGATGAATTGACTTAAGGGCTGTGATGaaaccagtatcgcaatattttttccatggcaaaaatgaaaacatgaaGTAGACCAAACTCTTTGATCCTTTAAAAAAACTGCTGTATGGAAAATATTTTGTGCTATAGCTTGGAGAAAAAAattaatgtgactctggatgataACATAAATATGTTTGTTTCCAAccttagggctgttttcctaaagaagttaaatctgctttgtgttttgtttccttgccacgacgctaacgagtatcgcgatactggtatcttCCCAGCCCTAGACTTGTGATAACATTCCTTAGAGATATTGGAGGAAAGTGAAGGAAGCCATATTGATACCAAATGGACCCATATGAAAGGTGTAAACAGGTCATGGCACAGTCATGTCGGTCAGTATTGTGAAACTTGTAAATACATTGTTTTTATGACCAGATTCTGCATTTGGTCCCCAAATTATGGATTTGAGAATATCAGCAATGGTGTGGGTCTGGATTGCTTGTCAGTTtacaattatttatatatatatatatatatatattatatatataacaATATTTTATACTCATTTTGCTACCTTATGACCATCTATCATGTTTTAAAGAAAGTTAGAAAATGAAATGTAGGCTGAGGAAACAGTGCTCATTCTTTACCTTCATAATTTCTACCTACTATTAATGGAAATAAAACGTATGATATTGAATGTGTATCATTTCTGTTTGGTGTTTTTATACCTTTGCTTGGTTTTATCACATAGctgcatcaaatcaaattttgtcacatgcaccaaatacaacaggtgtagaccttaccgtgaaatgcttacttacaagcccttaaccaacaatgcagttcaagaaattaagaaaatatttactaaataaaataaagttaaaaataaaaagttaaaccatgtgaaaaaacacacaaaatagcagttggttaggagcctgtaaaacggcagccatcccctccggcgccattataatAGTTCCACTCCCCCACAGAGCAAGATATGTTGGTCGAGTACTTAAAGGACAAATCCACTCAGActatctttttattttatttttattagtccactgttaatacattacctaaatgttttgcatgtcaggtTTTCAAGATATAGGATTTTCAAGAAGCCAacaaaaacaactgggaactcggaaatctccgactgcGTTCAAGAAAGCTGAGAACTCGAAAAtaaacaagctccgactggggaaaaaacgttttgaacggtcatccaactcgggaaCACAGACCTCGTTCTAGAACTCAAGACTTTACGACCTGAAGCTCACTGACATGAtttgtgtctcctgagtggcgcagtggtctaaggcactgcatcgcagtgctaactgtgccactagagatcctggttcgaatccaggctctgtcgcagctggccgcgaccgggagactcatgggcggcgcacaattggcccagcgtcgtccagggtaggggagggaatggccggcagggatgtagctcagttgatagagcatggcgtttgcaacgccagggttgtgggttcgattcccacggggggccagtataaaaagatatgtattcactaactgtaagtcgctctggataagagcgtctgctaaatgacgtaaatgtaaatgtaatttaatcTTGTATttctcagagttcccagttgtcttgaacacaccacaagtgtcacttgccacatcatcaagttttgcatcatatgatcatatatcttgaaaacctgactgctgacatgcaaaacattttgggactgtattaaCTGTGGaataatgaaaaaaataccaaaatatagtttgaaTAGACGTTTCCTTTAAGCAGCGGGTGGCCATCCTATTGCCTCTGACCAGAATATGTGCCGTCAATTTCCCAACAATTCCACATTGAATTGCCACCGTTCGCCATACAGCAGGTGATCACTAACATGCCAACCACTGCTTTTATACGTTCATCTTCTCGGTGTGTCCATTCTCTATGACAACTTAATTGAGCTACAACAGTCATGACAATTACTTATTTTCAACAAGAAAAAGTTTATTAATTTAAAGACAAGCCACAAATTTTAAGAAAACAACACTAAGCTAGCCTGAGCTCAAGTCTGAAATATTCAGAAAACCAAACTACGTGTCTTTAATAGTTCCTATATTTTCATCATTACGACAAACTAAATGTTAATATATGCCTTTATAAATATAAAAGTTTCCCAGTTTTCCTAATCTTTTATGTAAAATACACAATACAAATCACCCTACAGTTATTGGTTTGCTCTTGCCAATTTAAGAAGATATAATATACTAGCTAAGAGGTAACTTGAAACAACACACAAAAAGAAAGTCAGTtgagatatacagtatgtatatacaggtaactgccaaaataaaggaaaccccaaCAGTGTCTTGGGCGTTGGGCCagcacgagccagaacagcttcaatgcaccttggcatacagtgccttcagaaagtattcacaccccttgagtttctccacattttgttgtgttacaaagtgggattaaaatggatttgtccttttttgtcaacgatttacacaaaatactctaacgTCAAAGGGGAAGAAaaaatctaacatttgtaaaaaaaaaaaaaaaaaatacattaacaaatacaactaatatatcttgattagataagtattcaactccctgagtcaatacagaataacctttggcagcgattactgctgtgaatctttctgtgtaagtctctaagagctttgcacacctggattgtgcaatatttgcccattattcttttaaaaattcttcaagctctgtcaaattggttgctgatcattgctagacaaccattttcaggtcttgccatagatttgtcAAAACTGTAAGtcggccattcaggaacattcacggtcttcttggtaagcaactccagtgaagaTTTGGCctgtgtttaaggttattgtctaactgaaaggtgaatttatctcccagtgtctgagggaaagcagactgaaccaggtttcctctaatcaaatcaaatcaagctttatttatacagcacatttcagacatggaatgcaacgcaatgtgctttacaggaaaaaactaatgaaaataaaagctgaaatatttactacacaaacataagataggattttgcctgtgcttagctccattcagtttatttttatcctgaaaaactctccagtccttaacgattacaagcatattcataacatgatgcagccaccactatgcttgaaaatatgacgagtggtactcagtaatgtgttgtattggatttgaacactttgtattcaggacaaaaagtgaattgctttgccacattttttgcagtattacttagtgccttgttgcaaacaggatgcatattttggaatattttttattctgtacaggcttccttttcactctgtcaattaggttagtattgtggagtaactacaatgttgttgatccatcctcaattttctgtcacagccattaaacactaactgttttaaagtcaccattggtctcatggtgaaatccctgagcagtttcctttctctccggcaactgagttaggaaggtgtaattaataacttcaccatgctcaaaagggatattcaatgtctgcttttttcttTATTTACCCGCCTACCACCAGGTGCCCttttttgtgaggcattggaaaacctccctggtctttgtggctgaatctttgtttgaaattcactgctcaactgagggaccttgcagataattgtatgtgtggggtacagagatgaggtagtcattcaaaaatcatgttaaacactattattccacacagagtgagtccatgcaacttatgtgattgttaagcacatttttactactgcacttatttaggcttgccataaaaaaggggttgaatacttagagTCAAGACATTCCAGCTatgtaaatttttttttttatgtctaaCATTACGAGGGtaatgtgtgtaggccagtgacaagaaaatctcaatttaatcaactttaaattcaggctgtaacacaacaaaatgtgaaagaaatgtaggggtgtgaatactttctaaaaacACTgttgattctacaagtgtctggaactctatcggagggatgcgacaccattcttccacgagaaattccataatttggtgttttgttgatggtggaaaatgctgtctcaggcaccactccagaatctcccacaaGTGTTCATTtgagttgagatctggtgacagacggccatggcatatggtttacatcgttttcatgctcatcaaaccattcagatGACCACTCatgccaaaataatggcctgcccagcatttttatacatgaccctaagcatgatgagatgttaattgcttaattaactcagccCCTGCTTtttaatatactttgtatccctcatttactgaaGTGTTAACATTATCTTGGCAGCTACCTGTATATGAATACAATACATTATCCAAAAAGATAAATCATTTTTTTTTGGCTGAAATAAAACTCATCCAAAaagaacaaaaatatttaatgagACTAAATAAATATCCTTTCTTCCCATTTTGTCTATATTTACAACTTGGTTACATCTGGGGGGTTTTCAACTAAAAGGTTTCCCCATTAATCCACTGCcaaatgtgtgtgcttgcattAGAGCGTGCTACAGCTGGCCACAACTCACTAGACTGTCAAATGGCACTTAAAATAGATCAGGAAAATATTCAAAATCAAACTGAATAAAGCAAACATACAGCAATCAGTGAATATCATACAACGAAAGGAAATGATCGTGACAACAATGAAAGTGATAGTACAGTGTTGCTATTGGCAAATATTCCAGTCCAGTTACACTCCAATCTTTGTTAGttttgtgatacagtaaatctaTACAATAGTAGTTCTCTCCTAATGCTCAGTCCAACAGCAAATATCTGGAGCAAGCTCCACccattgtaaactgtcatgtgtGGTCATTGGTCAGTGACAGTAGTCATAGTTTGGAGGAGGTCAGGATCAAGGGTAGAACTGTACGATCCCTCCTCTCCACGTGAGCAGCCATTTTCACCTCACTACTATAGAAAGTCTATCTAAAGAGCCTGCATTTGTAACCATGGAGTCAGACCAGAGACGTAGGCCCACCTGTCTGGGCAAAATCAAAGGCACTGGGTCTCTTGTGGATCAGTGAAGCTGCCATATTCTCACCCCTCCCAACTGACATAGTTTGAGAGCAGCTGATATGTTTTGCAGGATGTGAAGAATTTTTCCTTTTCAGTTTTTTGTTGTAGTTGCTGGATCTAACCTATTACGTTTGAAATGGGCTCAATTATCAAGGAACCAAAAAGGGAAGGccctaaaatataaatgtaagacTTTTTGTGAATGGTCAACTATGACTAAAACATAATTTGTGTTGACAGCATTGGCTTGAATCCAGTGTTAAAACAGGCAGATTTGATGAGGTTACAGAGTGAATACAGCATTTACTGTCTGGCACATTTAACAAAATAAACTAATTAGATAAACCAATAGATTCTAGCAGCACAAAAAAGTCATGCAAGACCAGAAAAAGCACTTTCAAGATTCTAAAGCACACCTGTAAGCTGTTTGCACTCCAGGCACAAATGAATACACAATTAATCTTaacatttctgtattttcatGACAAAAAAGGTCAAAGTCCAAGAGCCATATCTAACGGCATGTTGGGTGACAGTACAGTCATTAAGTAAGATCTTGTAATTTCTGTGAGGTCAGAGTTTGGCATGTAAACAAATGCCCAAGGCCTTCTATTACCTGTAAGCAAGGTCAATGACCTTCAGTTTAAAGTGAATGCACTTTATCTTCCGTGAAAACGAATGAAAGGCAATACCAGTAGAATGACCCTTTCTCATAAAGTACCATATACCTGTAAAGAAAATGTAGTTTATCAAATAAATCCACGTCCCCTGAAAACATTATTCCAGTCCTTTTGCAGGTACATTTTGTTTCTCAGTAAAATTCTTCAGAAGTCATAATTCCATTTTCAGGACTGGTTTAAGCATGGATACATGTGCATAACTTAAGAATACTTTCTCAAATAGTAAAACAAAAGTACTATAAATACTAATAAATGAAGACTAGGCAAAGCATTGGTGCAGACAGTTCTCCCGATGAGAGTTAAAAAACAGAAAAGTAACTTCAGTAGTATCAACAAGATTCTTTCAGTTCAACACATTTTGCCTGTGTGTTTTCCATTTCCTAAAAGCTATCAATAACAGTTCAAGTACAAAATGTGTATCCAGTGTGGTCAGAGAAGCTGGTTCCCATGCCCCCACCCATTTCACAGTCAAATCAACCAATCACAGAAGAGCTACCAAAGAAACAACCACAGATGACAATTAGATCAACCAcatgaaaacaaaacaaacaaaaattaatACATTGTATCATCCTTATATATCTTTAAAATATCAGAAAATATCTACTTTTGGTCCACTATACAAATATGCACTTTAGAACAGATAGAATAAGGGGTGATGACATTGTGGACTATGAACTGAAGGGGCTGAAATGAGaatgtgtattttagctgtgtgtggtGCAAAAGGCATGTATAGTGTTAGTGTGATGTGTTGAAGGAGTAGTACGGTTATGAGTGTATGTGTCTGAGAACAAGTTTGGTGACTGTGCTGCATGTGTCAAAGGGCTGGCAACGCTGGTGAGGTAGGGTGACTAGTGGGTGTGCTCAAACACACATGCATTCATCCGCACACAACAATGCCACGCACACAATCAACAATCATCATCTCAATCAAGTCCTCCTatctgcacatgcacacacacacttcacccaatagcacgcacacacacacttcacacaatGTGGAGAGTGAGAGCAggtacaaacaaacaaaacatttcaTAGAACCAGCACAATCCAGAGAACAAACAAGCACCTCTGAACCTGCATCTCCCCAGCCCTGCAGTAACACTGCTGAGCCAGCCCAAATCCAGCCACAAGTCACCAGAGAGAGCCAAAGTTGTGGCTGGGACAGTAACGCagaggagctgtgtgtgtgtgtgctatcctTCCCCTCAACCACACAATGTCAGGACTACATGGACAGCTGCAGTAAGGGTTATTAAGGCACTACGATGAAGCCGAGGTACATAGAATCCCTGACATTCACTCTGCTCTGCAACACGGCACTGTTGGGACAGGAAACAGAACACGCAGCAGCCTCGCCGTGGTCACTGTGGCGGCCATGATGGCTCTCTAGCTCTCTGCCAGTTTCCTCTGGTTGGTTGGTTTTTGGTCCATTCAGAACTTAAGAAATCTACCAAGATATAACTACAAAAAAAAACACACCTACTGTACTGAGAACATATCAGTAGATTATAAGTCCAACTAATGTCATTTTGTCACACTAGCGAGCATCTAAATCCAACCAAACCAAGGCCATAAGTCAAGCGCACCCCACACTATGCATGAAGTGCGTAGAAAAGCCAGTGTTGTACAagtggttctctctctctttctctctctctctctctagcatagATAACAGAATGTCTTTCTTCATGCACAGAACTAGCTTCACGGCTAAAAGCCATTAGTGCTTATCAGGGGATCATGGCTACCATTATATACTCTTCAATAAATCATAGGATGCCAAACAACGGTCACGTTACAAGCATTAAGCAATCATAATCCACCAAATGTCATATCTAAACAAAGCTTCGAAATATTCTAAAAAAAGTAATGAATCTTATGTCATTCAACTGAATTCTGTCTGAACATCTGGTATTGTAAGAGAATAGCACCTATGTGGTTGTTTAGATATATACTAAACAACCCAATCTAAGAGAGAACCAAGTGTTTTCTGTCAATCAATGACGTTGCTCTTCTGGGGCTGGTAGCTTGGATTTGAGCTTTTAAGCATCAGTAAATATGTGTGATAATCTCTCAGTAAGGGGACCTTCCCCTCTACACAGCTAGGGTCAGTCAGTGTCTCACGTCTGTACATGGCAGCATCTCATCAACCCCCACCCCCCTTTCCAATCCCCATTCCTGACCCAGCCACCCCTCCCCGAGGACAGACACATGGGATGACAGTAGACAGAGGCAGCCCGTCCACATGACTCTCCCCAGCAGCTCTACTCATCCCTCCACTGTGTGACGCCAGCTGTGGTCATGATGTTTTTCAAGCTCCCCTACTGgtcagggtggagggagggaggagtgtgtgACACAGCGTATGACAGAGTGGACAGTGCAGACGTGTGTGACagcgagacacagagacagatagagcgaCAGAGATAAGAGAGGTTGCCCAGGGTGGGCGTCTCCCTCTCAGACAGAGGCGTAGGTGTTGCCGGTGGCGCTGCAGTGGCGGATGGTGGGGGTGCCGGCGGACGGGGTGAGGATGTGCTCAGCGCGGTTCTGGGGGGGCTGGGGCAGGGAGTGCAGGATGCCTGGCTGGAGCACCCCCACCACAGGGTTACTGCCGTCCTCCAGAGCCCCCACCTGGATTACTTGGATCACCTGGTGCTCATGCTCCACCTCAGCCTTCTCCCTCTTGGCCAGCGGCTCCCCAGACTCCTCCATGTCCTCCTCCAGGTCACTGTCCATCTCACTCATCTCGTCTGGACAGAGGAACAAGGTCAGACAGACGGCCAGGAAGACCAACAGAGGTACAGGGTTAAAATAATGATTCTCCAGGATTCTCAGTAGTCCTGCGGGACCATTGTTTTTACAGGAAAGGCTGCACACAAAAAACAGCTGTTTAAATGGTCCTAACCTTTTCTTATTAACATTTTAGTATTACGTTTAACTAAATTGTCAATGGGTAATAATTGAAGGCACTGCTCTTTAAGTGACAGCACGTTGAGATGAAGGTGAAACGAGGTAAGGCTCAGGAAAGAAGAATGTCCCACAGCCATGCTGGACGGACATGTCTCAAAGATCTTAATAACTCCATGTAATGAAGAAGCAGAAACCTACAGAGACTTAGCCTGTAGATACAGCTTGGGGTTGGCTTACCTTTGTCTATGTTAGCAGGTGACATGGCGTTGAGGTCTTCAAACTGCAATACATTAAACCGCACACAGAAACCATACTGAAACTGAGCAAAGAGGTAATGGGACCgttacaattgtgtgtgtgtgtgtgtgtttgtatgcgcgTGTTCATTTCTTCTGGGCCTTACTTCTCCCATGACACTGATGGGTGTCTCGCCGGTTGCCTGGGCGACGCGGTGTTCCACCAGGTAGAACATGTACTCGTCGTAGAGCAGGCGGATCAGGTGGAACGAGCCGAAACTGGCCGCGCTGCGCAGGGTCAGGTCCCGAATCACCATGGAGCTGACAAAGAGAAGGACAACAAGAGAACCTCATCAACCACTGGAAAACTTATAATAAGCTGACATACATATCTAGCTCAATTGATATCATAAACAATACATCTCACAACACACATCTTAAATTGGGTAAGGGAGCAAAACCATAGAAATGGGAAAACGTTGAAAACTCACAGAACCCATTCCATTTCTATGATCTCATTCAATGTCTATGATCTTATTCAATGTCTTTGATCTCATTCAATGTCTATGATCTCATTCAATGCCTATGATCACATTTAAAATTATATGATCTCATTCAATGTCTATGatctcattctatttctatggacgGTACAGTAGCTGACCTGTAGAAGGACCACTTGAGCAGGAACTGTCGTGCGGCCCTGGGGAAGCTGGGCCGGTCCTCGAAGGGCTGTAGGACCTGGGTGACCACGTTGTCCAGCCAGGCAGCccactgctccagagagctcTGCTGCTGCAGGGTGGCCTTGAAGTCCTGCTCTAACCTCTGAACCATGCCCTCCTCACACTGACACACCCACGACGCCTGCTCCtaaagagagaaagtgaaagagagagagatgggacggGTCAGTGTGGGCTTGCAAaaacacagatgcacacacaccctTTGATTAAATAAACAGCAACTTCAAGCAAAGAGAGGACTAACCGATAAGGACAGATGGCAATACAATAAGCCGATGTATCTCTATAACTACATACACATACAATCAGACAAAATCACAGCCGGACAGAGGGACGGACAGACGGACCTGCACGTTGGCGAAGTCGACGCGGTTGAGGTCGCTGAGCATCTGATTGATCTGGGAGGTGTTCTGCAGCACGGCCCGGGCTGCCTGGGCCAGATGGTTCAGACTAGTGTAGCGACGCAGCGTCTGAGCAAAGGCACTAACAGCGGCAACCTGCAGCCAATCAAACACACAGAGGATTAAACAGCAGCCAATTAGAATCAGACCAAGACCAGTCAGAACAGATAAAAGAGGAAAGTCAGGATCAAagcaaatacaaataaaaaagcaATTTAAGTTGATTTGCCGAAACGTGTGTAAGTAAGTGAgcgagtaggtgtgtgtgtgtttaccttagTCTGGATCATTCTCTGTGGAATGGTGTTCATGGCATTGTTGAGCCAGCCTTCCAGGCTTTTGGCAAAGTTGCGGATGGCTTGAGTCAAGGCACCTAGAGGGGGACAGATACAAAGCACAGCAGTCTATTTAATGACCACAATTACAATTCTGATACCCAACTAGGGATGAGcgcgaaagtgtgtgtgtgtgactgtgtgtgagccACTCACTGGGGATGGGTCTGAGGACATCAGGGATGAGGATCTCCACTAGGGCCTGGTACATCAGGTGGTCACAGGAACTCATCCACTTGAGCACAGCCTCGTTCCTACAGAGCACCAGCAGCCTGGAGCAGGGCAGACGGCCCTCAATCTCACTCACACCACTGTGGAGACAGGGTTCAAAGTTACACATACTCGTCTCATTTACTGGATCAGATTCACCTCAATCTCACTGGCCCTACCGTCAGGGGATGGGGTTGACTTTTGACCAGCCACATTACATCTCTCCAATCAAAAGACATCTGTCCGTTTGGAAGATATTTGAAACGTTTCCCTATCAAAGGATTTTTGAGTAATTCAAGAGGATGAAAATCGTTCCATTCAAAGAGTTGAGGCTAACTTTATGACGAACTCTGTTTCTAATGGACATATATTTCAAATGGATATCTGTTTCTAAGGGAGTgacgttatttataataagggttacatggagaaaatcggacctctctgaaatgaaaatggatggccctcccatcagcaaaatatattttaccttaACCCTTCCTGAACGCTTGAAAACAAGTGACCCTCTCCTacacccaaaataataattaaaacaaagtggatagcagagaacatgtctacctttttccctcatttcttggacagacagacagccttaTATATGCAGTTTTAAAAACTGTTCTTCGTCATGTAAGCATTACAGTTGGAATCTACTGTAGAGaaagcctgcagagctctatcatactatccaggtctgtgcccaaacagtctacttctaaaaatccacctttccagaagtaagtctctcactgttgccgcttgctacagacccccctcagcccccagctgtgccctggacaccatatgtaaaTTGATTgctccccatctatcctcagagttcgtactgcttggtgacctaaactgggatatgcttaacaccccggccgtcctacaatctaaactagatgccctcaatctcacacaaattatcaaggaacctaccaggtacaaccctaaatccgtaaacatgggcaccctcatagatatcatcctgactaatttaccctctaaatacacctctgctgtcttcaaccaggatctcagcgatcactgcctcattgcctgcgtccgtaatgggtccgcggtcaaacgaccacccctcatcactgtcaaacgcttcctaaaacactttagcgagcaggcctttctaattgacctggcccgggtatcctggatggatattgacctcattccgtcagtagaggatgcctggttgttctttaaaagtgctttcctctccatcttaaataagcatgccacattcaaaaaattcagaactaagaacagatatagcccctggttcaccccagacttgactgcccttgaccagcacaaaaacatcctgtggcgtactgcattagcatcgaacagcccccgcgatatgcaacttttcagggaagtcaggaaccaatattcacaatcagttaggaaagcaaaggctagctttttcaaacagaaatttgcatcctgtagcactaactccaaaaagttttgggacactaaagtccatggaaaataagagcacctcctcccagctgcccactgcactgaggctaggaaacactgtcaccactgataaatctacaataatcaagaatttcaacaagcattttgctacggctggccatgctttccacctggctacccctaccccggccaccagctctgcaccctccgctgcaacttgcccatgccccccccgcttctccttcacccaaattcaaacagctgatgttctgaaagagctgcaaaatctggacccctacaaatcagctgggctagacaatcaggaccctttctttctaaaatgagccgccgaaattgtcgcaacccctattactagcctgttcaacctctctttcgtatcgtctgagatccccagagattggaaagctgccgcggtcatccccctcttcaaagggggtgacactctagattcaaactgttacagacctatatccatcctgccctgcctttcgaaattatttgaaagccaagttaacaaacagatcaccgaccatttcgaatcccaccgtaccttctacgctatgcaatctggtttccgagctggtcatgggtgcacctcagccacgctcaaggtcctaaacgatataataaccgtgatcgattaaagacagtactgtgcagccgtcttcatcgacctggccaaacctttcgactctgtcaatcaccgcattcttattggcagactaaattgccttggtttctcaaatgactgcctcgcctggttcaccaactacttctcagatagaccTCTGGTagtctatggggtgccacagggttcaattctcgggccgactatattctctgtgtatatcaatgatgtcgcacttgctgctggtgactctcagatccacctctacgcagacgacaccattttgtatacatctggcccttcattggacaccgtgttaacaaa
This window encodes:
- the LOC121573845 gene encoding transcription factor RFX3 isoform X5; amino-acid sequence: MANNGGGNGGLTMSLAGGQIISSSGAYLIGGNTMDNSAPHPAAQTTRASPATVSIEMAIETLQKTEGLSSQRSSLLNSHLQWLLDNYETAEGVSLPRSTLYNHYLRHCQEQKLDPVNAASFGKLIRSIFMGLRTRRLGTRGNSKYHYYGIRLKPDSPLNRLQEDMQYMALRQQPVQQKQRFKPMQKVDGVSGENFSGGGQHTPSAAEQTVIAQSQHHQQYLDVSRALPDFVELDLGETNMDNIGPDDVKALQSLYREHCEAILDVVVNLQFSLIEKLWQTFWRYSPSDSVEGATITENSGVSEIEGRLPCSRLLVLCRNEAVLKWMSSCDHLMYQALVEILIPDVLRPIPSALTQAIRNFAKSLEGWLNNAMNTIPQRMIQTKVAAVSAFAQTLRRYTSLNHLAQAARAVLQNTSQINQMLSDLNRVDFANVQEQASWVCQCEEGMVQRLEQDFKATLQQQSSLEQWAAWLDNVVTQVLQPFEDRPSFPRAARQFLLKWSFYSSMVIRDLTLRSAASFGSFHLIRLLYDEYMFYLVEHRVAQATGETPISVMGEFEDLNAMSPANIDKDEMSEMDSDLEEDMEESGEPLAKREKAEVEHEHQVIQVIQVGALEDGSNPVVGVLQPGILHSLPQPPQNRAEHILTPSAGTPTIRHCSATGNTYASV